A single window of Modestobacter italicus DNA harbors:
- a CDS encoding sigma factor-like helix-turn-helix DNA-binding protein — translation MSVGSFEEFVAARSAGLLRTAYLLTGDRVEARDLLQGALIATERSWAGFADQDEATASARRELVAAHTSWRRVLRAGDLLAGSPALANAAGFPGFARRPSDPGPQDEVSTALARLTPQLRATLVLRYGAGLSVTDTAAALGVPADTVTGSTARGLDALGTDGTRLTRWLARRGEQVSTAPDDALRSVREGARDRHSHRLGLLLLAAVLVAIVVLVAVSL, via the coding sequence GTGAGCGTGGGCTCGTTCGAGGAGTTCGTGGCGGCCCGGTCGGCCGGGCTGCTGCGGACGGCGTACCTGCTGACCGGCGACCGGGTGGAGGCGCGCGACCTGCTGCAGGGCGCGCTGATCGCCACCGAGCGGTCCTGGGCCGGCTTCGCCGACCAGGACGAGGCCACCGCCTCCGCCCGGCGGGAGCTGGTGGCGGCGCACACCAGCTGGCGGCGGGTGCTCCGGGCGGGCGACCTGCTCGCCGGCAGCCCGGCGCTGGCGAACGCCGCCGGCTTCCCCGGCTTCGCCCGGCGGCCCAGCGACCCCGGCCCGCAGGACGAGGTGTCGACCGCGCTGGCCCGGCTCACCCCGCAGCTGCGGGCCACCCTGGTGCTCCGGTACGGGGCGGGGCTGTCGGTGACCGACACCGCCGCGGCGCTCGGCGTCCCGGCCGACACGGTCACCGGCTCGACCGCCCGCGGCCTGGACGCCCTCGGCACCGACGGCACCCGGCTGACCCGCTGGCTGGCCCGCCGGGGGGAGCAGGTCAGCACCGCGCCGGACGACGCCCTCCGCTCCGTGCGGGAGGGCGCCCGCGACCGGCACAGCCACCGGCTGGGCCTGCTGCTGCTGGCGGCGGTGCTGGTCGCGATCGTCGTGCTGGTCGCCGTCAGCCTCTGA
- a CDS encoding NAD(P)H-hydrate dehydratase translates to MSRPQPDATLVTPQVLRGWRLPEPTGGKESRGSILVVGGSTETLGAVTLAAEAALRSGAGKLQVVVPSKVAPHVSIALPEALVRGVPSTEAGAIEGSSVELFLDLVQKASAVLVGPGMADREQTQALVEALLPELKSPVVLDALGLAAVTADPGCLHHLGGRVVLTPNPTELAISLHVDADEVEDDPAGCARRLAEQAHATVGLGGATSWVAGPDGRLWEDESGGAGLGVSGSGDVRAGVVAGLLARGAEPDQAAVWASYLHGRAGERLAATVGRLGFLARELPPEVPRVLAEVDL, encoded by the coding sequence ATGTCCCGTCCCCAGCCTGATGCCACCCTGGTCACCCCGCAGGTGCTGCGCGGCTGGCGGTTGCCCGAGCCGACCGGGGGCAAGGAGTCCCGCGGCTCGATCCTGGTGGTCGGCGGCAGCACCGAGACCCTCGGCGCGGTGACCCTGGCGGCCGAGGCGGCGCTGCGCTCCGGCGCGGGCAAGCTGCAGGTCGTCGTCCCGTCGAAGGTCGCCCCGCACGTGTCCATCGCGCTGCCGGAGGCGCTGGTCCGCGGCGTGCCGTCGACCGAGGCCGGCGCCATCGAGGGCTCGTCGGTCGAGCTGTTCCTGGACCTGGTGCAGAAGGCGTCCGCGGTGCTCGTCGGCCCGGGGATGGCCGACCGGGAGCAGACGCAGGCCCTGGTGGAGGCGCTGCTGCCGGAGCTGAAGTCCCCGGTGGTGCTGGACGCGCTCGGGCTGGCCGCGGTCACCGCCGACCCGGGCTGCCTGCACCACCTGGGAGGCCGGGTGGTGCTGACGCCCAACCCGACCGAGCTGGCGATCTCGCTGCACGTCGACGCCGACGAGGTCGAGGACGACCCGGCCGGCTGCGCGCGCCGGCTGGCCGAGCAGGCGCACGCGACCGTGGGCCTGGGCGGCGCGACCAGCTGGGTGGCCGGGCCGGACGGGCGGCTGTGGGAGGACGAGAGCGGCGGTGCGGGGCTCGGCGTCTCCGGCTCCGGTGACGTGCGGGCCGGGGTGGTCGCGGGGCTGCTGGCCCGCGGGGCCGAGCCGGACCAGGCCGCGGTGTGGGCCTCCTACCTGCACGGCCGGGCGGGCGAGCGGCTGGCCGCGACGGTCGGCCGGCTCGGCTTCCTGGCCCGCGAGCTGCCCCCCGAGGTCCCCCGGGTGCTCGCCGAGGTGGACCTCTGA
- a CDS encoding histidine phosphatase family protein yields the protein MAQSPGPSALWLVRHGESMGNLADAQAHEQGSGRLELDVRDPDVPLSSTGESQADALGSWLAGLPAGERPTTVLSSPFTRAAATAQRAVAASGADLTIRYDERLRERDFGAFDGMTRDGIREAYPDEARRRDLLGKFYYRPPGGESWADVALRVRSLLATEALRHDGERLLCVSHQAVVMVFRYVLEELTEPQLLEIDRGDQIANTSVTRYELSDGRFRLVTFNGVEHLDDHPDDEAPVTEENDVPSPA from the coding sequence ATGGCGCAGTCACCGGGCCCCAGCGCGCTGTGGCTGGTGCGCCACGGCGAGAGCATGGGCAACCTGGCCGATGCCCAGGCGCACGAGCAGGGCTCGGGGCGGCTCGAGCTCGACGTCCGCGACCCCGACGTCCCGCTGTCGTCCACCGGGGAGTCCCAGGCCGACGCGCTCGGCAGCTGGCTGGCGGGGCTGCCCGCCGGCGAGCGGCCGACCACCGTGCTCAGCTCCCCGTTCACCCGGGCGGCGGCCACTGCGCAGCGGGCGGTCGCGGCCAGCGGTGCGGACCTGACCATCCGGTACGACGAGCGGCTGCGGGAGCGGGACTTCGGCGCCTTCGACGGGATGACCCGGGACGGGATCCGCGAGGCGTACCCCGACGAGGCGCGCCGCCGCGACCTGCTGGGCAAGTTCTACTACCGCCCCCCGGGCGGCGAGAGCTGGGCCGACGTCGCGCTGCGGGTGCGCAGCCTGCTGGCCACCGAGGCGCTGCGGCACGACGGCGAGCGGCTGCTCTGCGTCTCGCACCAGGCCGTGGTCATGGTGTTCCGGTACGTGCTGGAGGAGCTCACCGAGCCCCAGCTGCTGGAGATCGACCGGGGCGACCAGATCGCCAACACCTCGGTGACCCGGTACGAGCTGTCCGACGGACGCTTCCGGCTCGTCACCTTCAACGGTGTCGAGCACCTCGACGACCACCCGGACGACGAGGCCCCCGTGACCGAGGAGAACGATGTCCCGTCCCCAGCCTGA
- a CDS encoding C40 family peptidase: MTRSTTRRWTRAAALALTAGVAVVLTPTTSSAAPATAADARQAVTTAAQQLSVLDEQVHQATVAADQQRAAADVAAAAATAAQARLDVLAPQLRAIAQTGYVGTTRGRLAAFLTSGSADELVQQMNTLDQLASHADAVVAAAVDARATADRARADALAAADTADAAVSDLQARKAQLNGELAGYEADLDRLSAADRARVQTAVAGPDVTARPAPAPTEAADVAVQTALAQVGDAYVFGASGPDAFDCSGLTSYAYAAAGVTLPHSSRAQSTMGAAVSRAELQPGDLVFFFSPVSHVGLYIGNGQMVHARTPGKPVSVTSVDMSGYVGARRVTG, from the coding sequence GTGACCCGATCGACCACGCGACGGTGGACGCGTGCCGCCGCCCTCGCGCTGACCGCCGGAGTCGCCGTCGTCCTCACCCCGACAACCAGCTCCGCCGCCCCGGCCACCGCCGCCGACGCCCGGCAGGCCGTCACCACCGCCGCTCAGCAGCTCAGCGTCCTGGACGAGCAGGTGCACCAGGCCACGGTTGCGGCCGACCAGCAACGAGCCGCCGCAGACGTGGCGGCAGCCGCTGCCACAGCAGCTCAGGCGCGGCTGGACGTGCTCGCGCCGCAGTTGCGGGCCATCGCGCAGACGGGCTACGTGGGGACCACCCGCGGCCGGCTCGCTGCCTTCCTCACCAGCGGCTCGGCCGACGAGCTCGTCCAGCAGATGAACACCTTGGACCAGCTCGCGTCGCACGCTGACGCCGTCGTCGCTGCTGCAGTCGACGCCCGGGCGACGGCAGACCGGGCCCGGGCCGATGCACTGGCCGCCGCCGACACCGCCGACGCGGCGGTGTCCGACCTGCAGGCGCGGAAGGCCCAGCTCAACGGCGAGCTGGCCGGCTACGAGGCGGACCTCGACCGGCTCAGCGCCGCCGACCGCGCGCGCGTGCAGACGGCCGTCGCAGGGCCGGACGTGACCGCCCGGCCGGCACCCGCGCCGACGGAGGCCGCGGACGTCGCCGTGCAGACCGCGCTCGCCCAGGTCGGCGACGCCTACGTGTTCGGCGCGAGCGGGCCGGACGCCTTCGACTGCTCCGGCCTGACCTCCTACGCCTACGCCGCCGCCGGGGTCACCCTCCCGCACTCCAGCCGGGCCCAGTCCACGATGGGCGCGGCGGTGTCCCGAGCCGAGCTGCAGCCCGGCGACCTGGTGTTCTTCTTCTCGCCGGTCAGCCACGTCGGCCTCTACATCGGCAACGGTCAGATGGTGCACGCGCGGACACCGGGCAAGCCGGTCTCGGTGACGAGCGTGGACATGAGCGGCTACGTCGGCGCCCGTCGCGTCACCGGCTGA
- a CDS encoding YdeI/OmpD-associated family protein has translation MADDDTFERRAFPTAADFDAWLAAEHDRAPGLFLLIAKKSSGIPSLTAAEAVEVALCHGWIDGRGNRVDDDWFSVRYTPRRARSVWSQKNVDTVARLVADGRMRPAGLAQVEAARADGRWDRAYAGSATITVPDDLAAALAAEPAAEQFFAGLDSTNRYAVLWRVHTAATPRTRANRIAACVQMLAEGRRFHG, from the coding sequence GTGGCCGACGACGACACCTTCGAGCGGCGGGCCTTCCCGACCGCTGCCGACTTCGACGCCTGGCTGGCCGCCGAGCACGACCGGGCGCCCGGGCTGTTCCTCCTGATCGCGAAGAAGTCCTCGGGCATCCCGTCGCTGACCGCGGCGGAGGCGGTCGAGGTGGCGCTGTGCCACGGCTGGATCGACGGCCGCGGCAACCGCGTGGACGACGACTGGTTCAGCGTCCGCTACACCCCGCGGCGGGCGAGGAGCGTGTGGTCCCAGAAGAACGTGGACACCGTGGCCCGGCTGGTCGCCGACGGCCGGATGCGGCCGGCCGGGCTCGCGCAGGTGGAGGCGGCCCGGGCCGACGGCCGGTGGGACCGCGCCTACGCCGGGTCGGCGACGATCACCGTGCCCGACGACCTGGCCGCCGCGCTGGCCGCCGAGCCCGCCGCGGAGCAGTTCTTCGCCGGGCTGGACAGCACGAACCGGTACGCCGTCCTGTGGCGGGTGCACACCGCCGCCACCCCGCGGACCCGGGCCAACCGCATCGCTGCCTGCGTCCAGATGCTCGCGGAGGGTCGCCGCTTCCACGGGTGA
- a CDS encoding fatty acid desaturase family protein — translation MTASTLEGSTPPPARGPRPERARDRSVSVYAELSQQVKDAGLLNRRRPYYVVSIALTVAAFAGVWAAVVAVGDSWWQLALAVLLSLVCTQFGFLGHDTAHRQAFGSHRVNEWSARVLSCGFAGIGYGWWMQKHNRHHNAPNQMGKDPDIVSEVLAFTPDDAAERTTGLRGWFTRRQGWAFFPLLCFEGAALHANSLATLIKDRSMPHRRLEVAIIALRLGLFVAAVFLIMPPLLAVGFILVQQAVFGLLLGGSFAPNHKGMPVVPKNAKVDFLRRQVLMSRNIRGGLLTDFMMGGLNYQIEHHLFPSMPRPNLRKVQPMVRAHCEKHGISYTETSLVGSYRMVVRYLNRVGLGERDPFVCPLVQSARN, via the coding sequence ATGACCGCATCCACCCTGGAGGGCTCCACGCCTCCCCCCGCCCGCGGACCTCGTCCCGAGCGAGCTCGTGACCGGTCGGTCAGCGTCTACGCCGAGCTGTCGCAGCAGGTCAAGGACGCCGGGCTGCTCAACCGCCGCCGTCCGTACTACGTCGTCTCGATCGCGCTGACCGTCGCCGCGTTCGCCGGCGTCTGGGCTGCGGTCGTCGCCGTCGGGGACTCGTGGTGGCAGCTGGCGCTGGCCGTCCTGCTCTCCCTGGTGTGCACCCAGTTCGGCTTCCTCGGCCACGACACCGCGCACCGCCAGGCGTTCGGCTCGCACCGGGTCAACGAGTGGTCGGCGCGCGTGCTGTCCTGCGGGTTCGCCGGCATCGGCTACGGCTGGTGGATGCAGAAGCACAACCGGCACCACAACGCCCCCAACCAGATGGGCAAGGACCCCGACATCGTCTCGGAGGTGCTCGCCTTCACCCCGGACGACGCCGCCGAGCGGACCACCGGCCTGCGCGGCTGGTTCACCCGCCGCCAGGGCTGGGCGTTCTTCCCGCTGCTGTGCTTCGAGGGTGCCGCGCTGCACGCCAACAGCCTGGCCACGCTGATCAAGGACAGGTCGATGCCGCACCGCCGGCTCGAGGTCGCGATCATCGCGCTGCGGCTCGGACTGTTCGTCGCCGCCGTCTTCCTGATCATGCCGCCGCTGCTGGCGGTGGGCTTCATCCTGGTCCAGCAGGCGGTCTTCGGCCTGCTGCTGGGCGGGTCGTTCGCGCCCAACCACAAGGGCATGCCGGTCGTGCCGAAGAACGCCAAGGTCGACTTCCTGCGCCGCCAGGTGCTCATGTCCCGCAACATCCGGGGCGGTCTGCTGACCGACTTCATGATGGGCGGGCTGAACTACCAGATCGAGCACCACCTCTTCCCGAGCATGCCGCGGCCGAACCTGCGCAAGGTCCAGCCGATGGTGCGCGCGCACTGCGAGAAGCACGGGATCAGCTACACCGAGACGTCGCTGGTCGGGTCCTACCGGATGGTCGTTCGGTACCTGAACCGGGTCGGTCTCGGCGAGCGCGACCCGTTCGTCTGCCCGCTGGTCCAGTCCGCCCGCAACTGA
- a CDS encoding gamma carbonic anhydrase family protein — translation MADSYIGELDFGVPEIDEQAFVAPTAVVVGKVTMGPRSSIWYGAIARADTEVIEIGADSNVQDGSTLHSDPGAPLVIGRGVTVGHNVVLHGARVDDDVLIGMGSTVLNGAHIGSGSIVAAGAVVMQGAEIPPNSLVAGVPAKVRRETTEDDRAAIRLNATSYTDRLDAHRAVRRVQP, via the coding sequence GTGGCTGACAGCTACATCGGGGAGCTCGACTTCGGTGTCCCGGAGATCGACGAGCAGGCGTTCGTGGCTCCGACGGCGGTCGTCGTCGGCAAGGTGACGATGGGCCCGCGGTCCAGCATCTGGTACGGCGCGATCGCCCGCGCCGACACCGAGGTCATCGAGATCGGCGCGGACTCCAACGTGCAGGACGGCTCGACGCTGCACAGCGACCCCGGCGCCCCGCTGGTCATCGGCCGCGGGGTCACCGTGGGCCACAACGTGGTGCTGCACGGCGCCCGGGTCGACGACGACGTGCTCATCGGGATGGGCAGCACGGTGCTCAACGGCGCGCACATCGGCTCCGGGTCGATCGTCGCCGCCGGGGCCGTCGTGATGCAGGGCGCGGAGATCCCGCCGAACTCGCTGGTCGCCGGGGTGCCGGCCAAGGTCCGCCGGGAGACCACCGAGGACGACCGGGCGGCGATCCGGCTCAACGCGACCAGCTACACCGACCGCCTCGACGCCCACCGCGCCGTCCGCCGCGTGCAGCCGTAG
- a CDS encoding FAD-binding oxidoreductase — MTSTLDQLTGTVHRPGDPGYPAAVTGYNLAVVHAPALVVEARTAGDVAAAVRYAAAEGLAVTVQNTGHGARHPVGADTLLLRTGALDDVAVDPVGRTVTVGAGVTSGQVAAATAPHGLAMVAGSAPSVGVVGMTVGGGMGPLARALGFAADRVRSFEVVTADGEQRHVSAGSEPDLFFALRGGGGGFAVVTALTADLVELPGFWGGAVFFPGAEAAAVLHAWRTWAPTLPPEVTTSIALLRLPPLPQLPPPLRGQFLVHLRIASTGSPADGEALLAPMRAVAPVVVDTVGPRPYTEIGAVHLDPEEPAPAADSGCLLGGLPAEAVDALLALAGPGVETSLLAVELRQLGGALAVHPAVPDAVSGRDAAFSLFAVGVLAPPVAAQVPDAVRAAVAAVAPWRSGVQYAFACGQDLTDAWSPDVLARLQQVARDRDPHGLLRPAQPLPA, encoded by the coding sequence GTGACCAGCACGCTGGACCAGCTCACCGGCACCGTGCACCGCCCCGGCGACCCGGGCTACCCCGCCGCGGTGACCGGCTACAACCTCGCCGTGGTGCACGCGCCTGCCCTCGTCGTCGAGGCGCGGACGGCCGGGGACGTCGCCGCCGCCGTCCGGTACGCGGCCGCGGAGGGGCTCGCGGTGACGGTGCAGAACACCGGGCACGGCGCCCGCCACCCGGTCGGGGCCGACACGCTGCTGCTGCGCACCGGCGCGCTGGACGACGTCGCCGTGGACCCGGTCGGCCGCACGGTGACCGTCGGCGCCGGCGTCACCAGCGGCCAGGTGGCGGCCGCCACCGCACCGCACGGGTTGGCGATGGTCGCCGGCTCGGCCCCGTCGGTCGGCGTGGTCGGGATGACCGTCGGCGGCGGGATGGGCCCGCTGGCCCGCGCGCTGGGCTTCGCCGCCGACCGGGTGCGCAGCTTCGAGGTGGTGACCGCCGACGGCGAGCAGCGGCACGTGTCCGCCGGCAGCGAGCCCGACCTGTTCTTCGCGCTGCGCGGCGGCGGTGGCGGGTTCGCCGTGGTCACCGCGCTGACCGCGGACCTGGTGGAGCTGCCCGGCTTCTGGGGCGGCGCGGTGTTCTTCCCCGGCGCGGAGGCGGCCGCCGTCCTGCACGCCTGGCGCACCTGGGCGCCCACGCTGCCTCCCGAGGTGACCACCTCGATCGCGCTGCTCCGGCTGCCGCCCCTGCCGCAGCTCCCCCCTCCGCTGCGCGGGCAGTTCCTGGTGCACCTGCGGATCGCCTCGACCGGCTCGCCGGCCGACGGCGAGGCGCTGCTGGCGCCGATGCGGGCGGTGGCCCCGGTGGTGGTCGACACCGTCGGCCCGCGGCCCTACACCGAGATCGGCGCCGTCCACCTCGACCCCGAGGAGCCGGCGCCCGCCGCGGATTCCGGCTGCCTGCTCGGCGGGCTGCCCGCCGAGGCGGTCGACGCGCTGCTCGCCCTGGCCGGGCCGGGGGTGGAGACCTCGCTGCTGGCGGTGGAGCTGCGCCAGCTCGGCGGGGCGCTCGCGGTGCACCCGGCGGTGCCGGACGCGGTGAGCGGCCGGGACGCCGCGTTCTCGCTGTTCGCGGTCGGGGTGCTCGCCCCGCCGGTCGCCGCGCAGGTGCCCGACGCCGTCCGGGCGGCGGTCGCGGCGGTGGCACCGTGGCGGTCGGGCGTGCAGTACGCCTTCGCGTGCGGTCAGGACCTCACCGACGCGTGGAGCCCGGACGTGCTGGCGCGGCTGCAGCAGGTCGCCCGGGACCGCGACCCGCACGGCCTGCTGCGCCCCGCCCAGCCGCTGCCCGCCTGA